From Chryseobacterium joostei, the proteins below share one genomic window:
- a CDS encoding nSTAND3 domain-containing NTPase has translation MNTITQIESALQAINQASFQTLINHLLHLEGNKFIGSPGAVVGKEKTSKGTPDSFFVNGDNYIFVECTTKERIGESKSFFDKLSKDIDHCFNESETSISKDKIEKVFLACIEKVSTDEYDSLNEKVKSFNSNATLDILTIQNLPMRIFDIPKLSEEYLNIQIVKGDIYTLEQFLLKTEKGLQPSLTNEFVGREEELKDSINILKTSDILFLSGAAGVGKSKLGVKILEELSKEDYIPIVIQSSGVSLWDDYQHLFLPGKNHIILFDDANKSVSNLVYLLSKLEGSQSYTAKVIITSRDYVKKQVSHTLENYTHRELNIKEFKDEEIGKIIVAALPNLKHYPDIKRKIIELAKGNARVALMATNSVVPEAETNYLDSPVLLYEKYFKKISEEIGIFNKPIILKSLAIVSFFGVLDRNNEELKDVLLTKFGIDWNELWSAIMELHNSEILDVYSEEIVKVSDQVLATYAFYKCFTDKKSAVINYANWIMAFIEKYSHRISATLIDINNTFAYFHVKDLVLPHLQEVISQLRSDKEFYEFYNLFWFYKGRDCLIYLKKWISGLSQEEYPEKFEFSYVHNDHTKANKHFELLRNFWNHPNELLVPSLELTLKMVAKNPSRIPEVLKFVNDYFSYRVEDLEKGYLRQNILFDVLLNEKLTDVEKLIANGIFLNISEKLLGWEFTEFGSAKGSAFTILNFRLFKSDSLIALRNRILNKAYQLYDFENEHSQKLLNKIVRPGGDIDKTIFVEELPIYEDWISKKLDNNQYAHCKFVNVLAKHLKDAGVDYPDSWNKFIESDIIKLSKFITPSWEYRRDKSIEESEKEKRQEFEKFVNENDWQNLENFFLNVDELYNQQKDSNAWHIEGAITDIYSTIARKSKSEFESALRLFFSGKVSYPLRAFVMNVTMSEKIMTANELLNLMNEYDFKGKPYWESVLVTMIPDEQVNESFLNILIQVFQSKNEYLYIHRMLDYLKYDNVFNRYKIGKPKLENHHIITYLTNIIFENRRQTRCDFGFHFCEECASFFTNHVQLLKDVFWSQYEIDPHFDYNGKELKAILDIDHNFLNESLKNGKIGLSYSSKIRLENINTSALWEYDEYGELIEELLLTAIEKEQYSFLIEEDIYSLFRHTSAEENATEKMENLILHLIRKHNDNEKVLLILSEVVYHNFNTWFLNYFKEFLLVNKNIEVTKRINFGRTESWSGSRVPIIQKKIEFYQDIIKMINTLPDILDYSEHIDYFEQKIIWKKQDIEYEQRRDFMEEFY, from the coding sequence ATGAATACTATAACCCAAATAGAAAGTGCTTTACAAGCAATTAATCAGGCAAGTTTTCAAACCTTAATAAATCATTTGTTGCACTTAGAAGGGAACAAATTTATCGGTTCACCAGGCGCTGTAGTTGGTAAAGAAAAAACAAGTAAAGGAACACCTGATTCCTTTTTTGTCAATGGTGATAATTACATTTTTGTTGAATGTACAACAAAAGAAAGAATTGGAGAATCAAAATCATTTTTTGATAAACTCTCAAAAGATATAGATCACTGTTTTAATGAAAGTGAAACCAGTATCAGCAAAGATAAAATCGAGAAAGTTTTTTTGGCTTGTATTGAAAAAGTAAGTACAGATGAATACGATTCATTAAATGAAAAAGTAAAATCTTTTAATTCCAATGCGACTCTTGATATATTGACAATTCAAAATTTGCCAATGCGTATTTTCGATATTCCAAAATTGTCGGAAGAGTATCTTAATATTCAGATAGTAAAAGGAGATATCTATACACTTGAACAGTTTTTACTAAAAACTGAAAAAGGATTACAGCCATCGCTTACTAATGAATTTGTTGGTAGAGAAGAAGAATTAAAAGATTCTATTAATATTTTAAAAACTTCTGATATTTTATTTTTATCAGGAGCTGCTGGTGTAGGAAAATCAAAATTAGGAGTTAAAATATTAGAAGAACTTTCAAAAGAAGACTATATTCCTATTGTAATTCAAAGTTCTGGTGTTTCTCTTTGGGATGATTATCAACATCTGTTTTTGCCGGGTAAAAATCATATTATTTTGTTTGATGATGCTAATAAATCGGTTAGTAACTTAGTTTATTTATTAAGCAAATTAGAAGGCTCGCAATCTTATACTGCTAAAGTAATAATTACTTCGAGAGACTATGTGAAAAAACAAGTTTCGCATACCCTTGAAAACTATACGCATAGAGAATTAAATATCAAAGAGTTTAAAGATGAGGAAATTGGGAAAATAATTGTTGCTGCCTTACCTAATTTGAAGCATTATCCGGACATTAAAAGAAAAATTATTGAATTAGCAAAAGGAAATGCCAGAGTAGCATTGATGGCAACTAATTCAGTTGTACCGGAAGCAGAAACCAATTATTTGGATAGCCCTGTGTTGCTATATGAAAAATATTTTAAGAAAATATCTGAAGAAATAGGAATATTTAATAAACCCATCATTCTCAAATCCTTGGCAATTGTATCCTTTTTTGGAGTTTTGGATAGAAATAATGAAGAACTGAAGGATGTTTTATTAACCAAATTTGGAATTGATTGGAACGAATTATGGTCAGCAATAATGGAGCTTCATAATAGTGAAATTCTGGATGTTTATTCTGAAGAGATTGTAAAAGTATCGGACCAGGTTTTGGCTACCTATGCTTTTTACAAATGTTTTACTGATAAGAAGTCCGCTGTTATTAATTATGCAAATTGGATAATGGCTTTCATTGAAAAATATTCACATAGAATTAGTGCTACACTCATTGATATAAATAATACGTTTGCATATTTTCACGTAAAAGACTTAGTCTTGCCTCATTTGCAGGAAGTAATTTCACAATTAAGATCTGACAAGGAATTTTATGAATTTTACAATCTTTTTTGGTTTTATAAAGGACGGGATTGTTTAATTTATTTAAAAAAATGGATTAGCGGACTTTCTCAAGAAGAATATCCTGAAAAGTTTGAATTTAGTTACGTTCATAACGACCATACAAAAGCGAACAAACATTTTGAATTACTACGCAATTTTTGGAATCATCCAAATGAATTATTAGTTCCATCACTAGAATTAACATTAAAGATGGTAGCGAAGAATCCAAGTCGTATACCTGAAGTTTTAAAATTCGTAAATGACTATTTTAGTTATAGAGTTGAAGATTTAGAAAAAGGTTATTTGCGCCAGAATATCTTATTTGATGTGCTGTTAAATGAAAAATTGACTGATGTAGAAAAATTAATTGCCAACGGCATTTTTCTAAATATATCGGAAAAATTGCTGGGTTGGGAATTTACAGAATTCGGTTCAGCAAAAGGTTCAGCATTTACAATTTTGAACTTTAGATTATTTAAATCTGATTCTTTAATTGCACTAAGAAATCGTATCCTTAATAAAGCATACCAGTTGTATGATTTTGAAAACGAACATTCCCAAAAACTTTTGAATAAAATTGTACGTCCTGGTGGAGATATTGACAAGACTATTTTTGTAGAAGAACTTCCAATATATGAAGATTGGATTTCAAAAAAATTAGATAATAATCAGTACGCTCATTGTAAGTTTGTTAATGTTCTTGCCAAGCATTTGAAAGATGCTGGTGTAGATTACCCAGATAGTTGGAATAAATTTATTGAATCCGATATTATTAAACTTTCAAAATTTATAACACCGAGTTGGGAATATAGACGAGATAAGTCAATTGAGGAAAGTGAAAAGGAAAAAAGACAAGAATTTGAAAAGTTTGTCAATGAGAATGATTGGCAGAACCTGGAGAACTTTTTTTTAAATGTTGATGAGCTTTATAATCAGCAAAAAGATAGTAATGCGTGGCATATAGAAGGTGCAATTACCGATATTTATTCTACAATTGCACGGAAAAGCAAATCAGAATTTGAAAGTGCATTAAGATTGTTTTTTAGTGGTAAAGTATCCTATCCTTTACGTGCATTTGTTATGAATGTAACTATGAGTGAAAAGATTATGACAGCAAATGAACTTTTAAATCTAATGAATGAATATGATTTTAAAGGGAAACCATATTGGGAATCTGTATTGGTAACAATGATACCAGATGAACAAGTCAATGAGTCATTCTTAAATATATTAATACAGGTTTTCCAAAGTAAAAATGAATATTTATACATTCATCGGATGCTAGATTATCTGAAATATGATAATGTGTTTAATAGATACAAAATTGGGAAACCTAAGCTAGAAAATCATCATATTATAACTTACCTAACGAATATAATTTTTGAAAATCGACGCCAAACCAGATGCGATTTTGGATTTCACTTTTGCGAAGAATGCGCTTCCTTTTTTACTAATCATGTACAACTCCTAAAAGATGTGTTTTGGTCTCAATATGAAATAGATCCGCATTTTGATTATAATGGTAAAGAATTAAAAGCGATTTTAGATATTGATCATAACTTCCTAAATGAGAGTTTAAAGAATGGTAAAATTGGATTAAGTTATTCCTCAAAAATTAGATTGGAGAATATCAATACAAGTGCATTATGGGAATATGACGAATATGGAGAACTAATTGAAGAATTGTTATTAACAGCAATAGAAAAAGAACAATATTCTTTTTTAATTGAAGAAGATATCTATTCATTATTCAGACATACAAGCGCTGAAGAGAATGCTACAGAAAAAATGGAGAATCTAATTTTACATCTTATTAGGAAACACAACGATAATGAAAAAGTATTACTGATACTTTCTGAAGTAGTTTACCATAATTTCAACACTTGGTTCTTAAATTATTTCAAAGAATTTCTTCTTGTTAATAAAAATATTGAAGTAACTAAAAGAATTAATTTTGGAAGAACAGAAAGTTGGTCAGGTAGTAGGGTGCCAATAATTCAAAAGAAAATTGAATTTTATCAGGACATTATTAAAATGATAAATACCCTGCCCGATATTTTGGACTACTCTGAGCATATTGATTACTTTGAGCAAAAAATCATTTGGAAGAAACAGGATATTGAATATGAGCAAAGAAGAGATTTTATGGAAGAGTTCTATTAA
- a CDS encoding response regulator transcription factor codes for MERIKRFFNDKNEVSKDADIDFSQSGDYLEAIKALARTTYQSLYVINYQTKGFEYVSENPLFLCGKTSEEVKELGYAFYFQNVKPEDVEMLIKINEAGFEFFDKIPIEERKMYSISYDFYLINSKKNMVLVNHKLAPMFLTEEGQVWKALCAVSLSNNSSSGNVMLSKEGSNEIWKYDLTAEKWEKSEKIKLSSREYEILSLYASGLTINEIGCKLFITADTVKFHRKKLFEKIGVNNIAEALSYAKTNKLL; via the coding sequence ATGGAACGAATTAAAAGGTTTTTTAATGATAAAAATGAGGTAAGTAAAGATGCCGATATTGATTTCAGCCAGTCCGGAGATTATCTGGAGGCTATAAAGGCTCTTGCCAGAACTACATATCAAAGTCTTTATGTTATCAATTATCAAACTAAAGGATTCGAGTATGTCTCGGAAAATCCTCTTTTTCTGTGTGGTAAAACCTCAGAGGAAGTAAAGGAGCTCGGATATGCTTTCTATTTTCAGAATGTAAAACCTGAGGATGTTGAGATGCTGATTAAGATCAATGAGGCAGGATTTGAGTTTTTTGATAAAATTCCGATAGAGGAGAGAAAGATGTATTCTATTTCCTATGATTTTTATCTTATCAACAGCAAAAAAAACATGGTGCTAGTTAATCATAAGCTTGCTCCAATGTTTCTTACAGAAGAGGGGCAGGTTTGGAAAGCCTTATGCGCTGTATCACTTTCTAATAATAGCTCTTCAGGAAATGTAATGCTTAGCAAGGAAGGATCCAATGAAATTTGGAAATATGATCTTACTGCAGAGAAATGGGAGAAAAGCGAAAAAATAAAATTATCTTCCAGAGAATATGAAATTTTAAGTTTGTACGCAAGTGGTTTGACAATCAATGAAATAGGGTGTAAACTTTTTATTACAGCAGATACAGTGAAATTTCATCGCAAAAAGCTTTTTGAAAAAATTGGAGTTAACAATATTGCAGAAGCATTATCTTACGCTAAAACCAATAAACTGCTTTAA